The sequence below is a genomic window from Fibrobacter sp. UWB10.
GGCGTACAGGCCCTTAATCTCGGTGCGAGACCATGTGTCGACCAGTACGCCTCCGCACATGTAATGTGCGGCGGGCACCACCGGAATCCACTGCTTGGTGATGTCGATGCCTGCTTCCAGGCACTTGGCGTAAATGTTCGGGAAATGGCTCTTGATGTCTTTCGGCGTGCGGCCAGAAAGATCGATAAACATGTTGGGCTTGCCCAAGCGCTGCATTTCGCTGTGAATGGCGCGGGCCACAATGTCGCGCGGTGCAAGCGAATGGAGCGGGTGCACCTGGTTCATGAATTCTTCGCCCTTGAAATTCTTAAGAATGCCGCCGAAGCCGCGCACTGCTTCCGAAATCAGGAACGGCTTCTTGAGGCTCGGAGCATAAAGGCTCGTGGGGTGGAACTGCATGAATTCAATATCTTGGAGTGCTGCGCCTGCGCGGGCTGCAATGGCCATGCCATCGCCGCAGCTATCGGGCGGGCAAACGGTGTACTGCCAGATTCGACCGGCACCGCCAGTAGAAAGGATAGAAGCCTTTGCATAAAGGTTTTCGACAAGGCCAGTCTTTTGGTGAATAATCTTTGCACCAATGCAGCGCTTGTTCTTGCCTTCACCCTTGCAAATCAAATCCTTGATGTAGCAGTTTTCGATGTAGTGAATGTTTTCGTGCTTGTGCAGTTCGCAAAGCAATGCGCGCATGATTTCTTTACCGGTCAGGTCTGCGGCATGCAAAATGCGGTGGTGGCTGTGTCCGCCTTCCAAGTGCAAGTCGAACTGAGTCTTATCGGCGGGCGAGGGGGTGAACTGCACTCCCCATTTGACCAACTGCTGAATGGTGGCTGGACCGCTCTTGGTCAGAATGTTCACGGGTTCCTTTTTGCAGAGACCAGCGCCTGCTTCCAGCGTGTCGTCGATATGGAATTTGAACTTGTCTGTTTTTTCGGTGACGGTTGCGATTCCGCCTTGTGCGTAGTTCGATGAGCCGTCCGGCTTGGCTCCTTTAGTGAGGATAACAACCGAAAAGCCTTTTTCTGCTGCATGGAGTGCTGCACTCAAGCCAGAAATGCCTGCACCCAGGACCAAAATGTCGTACATGACCGAACTCCGTTGAGTAAACTTTGTCTTTGTGTAATGTATAGATAGAAAAAAACGGCTATTTCGGCATTATTTGAATGCAAAATAAAAGTAATTGAATTTTTTTGCTACATTTTGCCCGACAAAAATTTCTATGGAGTCTACTCTATGTTAACGTGGATTAATGAAAAAGCCAAGTGGATTATCGTTATCTTTGCCGCGGGTATCGTGGTTGGCCTTTTGGCCATGGACCGCGTCCCGAACCAAGGACACAGCTATCCGGTCGGCGTTGTAAACGATAAGAAGATTACTTACGCCGAATTCGACTCCCGTATCAAGAATATCGTGCAGAACCAGTACCAGGGTCAGCACCTCGAAGACGAACAGTACAACCAGTTGCGCTCCGAAGTGTTCCGCAGCTTCGTTCGCCAGATTCTCTT
It includes:
- the nadB gene encoding L-aspartate oxidase; its protein translation is MYDILVLGAGISGLSAALHAAEKGFSVVILTKGAKPDGSSNYAQGGIATVTEKTDKFKFHIDDTLEAGAGLCKKEPVNILTKSGPATIQQLVKWGVQFTPSPADKTQFDLHLEGGHSHHRILHAADLTGKEIMRALLCELHKHENIHYIENCYIKDLICKGEGKNKRCIGAKIIHQKTGLVENLYAKASILSTGGAGRIWQYTVCPPDSCGDGMAIAARAGAALQDIEFMQFHPTSLYAPSLKKPFLISEAVRGFGGILKNFKGEEFMNQVHPLHSLAPRDIVARAIHSEMQRLGKPNMFIDLSGRTPKDIKSHFPNIYAKCLEAGIDITKQWIPVVPAAHYMCGGVLVDTWSRTEIKGLYACGEVAATGVHGANRLASNSLLESVVFAIRAVDNISESGLLKEKIATSKSSKSEKISFTKSAYWRKRKKILQDMMWTHCGIVRTTAGLNQGLKVVEELEKDVDAAIKNKETENLYFIEFLNALQVSKMILIAALHRKESRGLHYILDYPNLDPKTKHHTIYLDGKK